TCAAGCTACAGTGGtagggagtgagtgtgagtgtcagggtgtggtgtggcgggcCAGGATGCAGTGGCCAGCTCCTCTCTGTAcctgtgtttggttgtgtttgcaGGTTCGCTACTTGAAGATCATCGAGAAGTCTGGTTACCAAGCGCTGCCCTGGGTCCGCTACATCACCCAGAACGGAGACTACCAGCTGCGCActaactagacacacacacacacacacacacacacacacacacacacacacacagtatttacGAACAGAAAACTAATAttgtatttgcatttttttgtctcatttatctttctccttttccattctttttccttttctttccaccttttcttcattcttctgtcctttttctttccacctttctatttttccttcctttttcttcattctttcttcctttatctttccaccgttccattcttccttcttttcatcccatcttttcattcttacatccttttcccctcaaattacataaaaaaaaaaaaacaatgatttaTAGATGATTTAAAAATGCTTAGCTATtgtgaagaaagtaaaaaatgtgtaaaaagaatgcaagaaaaagaataagaaaaaaaaaaaagaatgtaaggagaaaagaatggaagaagaaaataagaaaaaaaaaatgttaggagaaaaaatgtaagaagaaaTTGTAAGAATGTAAGAGAAATCAAATagtgaatataaaaatgtgataaatgaTTATATTGATTTGACTTTCTGCTTGGaactttttttattcactttattgttgttattactgttttatatacttctgttatctatctatctatccgtctatctatctatctatctatctatctatctatctatctatctatctatctatctcaatgTTTCTTATCTGTCTACCTACATACTATTTGATATGTATATACTGTACTTTGATGTATATTTTTATGGGCAATGCTtttccagccacacacacacacacacacacacacacacacacacacacacacacacacacacacacacacacacacactttatttattagttatgaaaagtgtgtgtgtgtgtgtgaacttttgCTGAGGTGTACAGGATGTATAcataatattacacacacacacacacacacacacacacacacacacacacacacacacacacacacacacacgatttattttgccattattattgttttattattaattcttaTTAGTTATCATATAGTTTGCTTTGTTGTGATGAAGGTTAGTGGTGGGTAGAGctaactttaatctctctctctctctctctctctctctctctctctctctctctctctctctctctctctctctctctctcaaacctttaaTTTAATATGTATTTCACAATTAAATATTTTGTGGTGACATTTATACAtctctgtttttccttacaTCCTTGAAGTGTGCAATATTGtcattctttttgtattttcccaTGTTTTCTCATCAGCCTTCATCATTGTCATCTTCCTTTCATACTTCATCAAtgccttatttttattatgtttgcATTTCCTTTTACGATGAGCTCAGTTGTCACGTTTCCTTGTTGCCGTCACTCACCTTCAGACTGTTTCTGTTCTAATAGTTCACCTCATTCCTGGCGAGCTTCGATCTTGCCTCATCTCTGCACTTGTGTCCGTCTCCTCAGCATATCTCCTATCATGATCAAGTGGCcagttttatcttctttctcattatctGTCACTATATTGTGCTGTTTCCTCCAGCCCCTCTCtgccttacctctccctcctcgccaTGGTACCAAGTGTCTCAAGTTACAGTGTGGTAATTGTGTGTTCTAAGACGAAGGATTTGTGCAGCTTGATTCTGCTCAAATTTCGTCTTGCACTGAGGCATGAGTCCCTAATGATTCATGCACAGGATACCTCGCTCTCAAATGTTTACCTGGGTGCtctagaggtgtgtgtgtgtgtgtgtgtcccaccaCGTGGCCATGTTCCCGCAGTGTGCGTGATGTCCCAACCTGGTGCGCCAGACTTGACGGCCCCAGACCCTCCCCGCCCCTGCGTCCCTGAAGTGATGGATGGCGGCAGGATGGCGTGCCTCGTGGCGGCGTGGGCGCGAGGATTGTAGTGCTTACAACCCTCACACCCACAGTGCCAAGTTGGGTCCCTCCCCCCATAGTGAGCGGGGCGCCCCAGAGTAGGGAAAGACGCGGTTGGCGGCAGGTTTAATGATGACAGACCGCCACTGCAACGCGTGGGAAGGCGCCGCGCCCACTGGGACTTGCCGTGGTGTGGCTGGGCGGCACCGCCCACCCATCATGGTAAAGAGTAACCTTACTAGTAAGACTTATCACTAAGACTGGTACATAAAAATAGCAGCGTTCTCTTGTGCGTCAACCTTACATATCAAAACTATTCCTGTAGAGTTCCTAAACTAAGCAAACTGCGGCGGCAGTGCAATTGTATCACAGGCTGAGCGGAGGGAGCATTCGCCGCCACGCTGCAGGCCGCACGCTGCGCTGCGGCGTGGCGCGCCGAAACACCCGAGAGTGGCACGAGGAGGCGCCGGTCACGGGCGGCACAGGAGGTGTGCAGGCCCCGAGTGTCCCACGCAGCCCAACTCCTCTCTGGTGAGGCCCCAGCGAGCCAGACTGCCCACACTCCTGAGGTGCGGCAGGGCAGCCAGGTGGCGCAGCGAGGCCAGGGTGAGGAAAGGCGAGGACGAGCAGAAGCTGAGGATGGAGGTGAGGGCACCGGAAGACACCAGCTGCTGCACGCTGCCGTCCGTCAGCCCGCTTCCCCGTGCCTCTGAAGCCACCACGCTGACGTCCACGGCCTGCAGGCACGATCCCGCCGTCAGCAGCCGCAGAGTGTCCAGCGGTGGCAGGAAGTTGAGAAGAAGACTCTCCAGGCCGGGAAAGGCGTGGCAGGGCGCTGCATCAGGGTGCGCCAGCCAACAGTCTGTCAACGATAGGCGCCGCAGTTCCGGCAGGCCGGCCAGCGCCGCCATCACGCCGCCCCGCACGCTGAATCCCGTCAGGCCCAGGCTGAGTAACTGCGGGCCGAGGGCGTTTAGTAGCGGCAGCAGAAGGCGTCCCTCCACTTTGGGCGGGGCGGACACAGAAGACGGGAAGTAAGACAGCTGCACGCCTGACAGACGCCCACACGCCTGCAATGAGCGCAGCGTGTCTTCACTGTCCAGCTCGATGGACAGTGATACGTCTCTAAGGGCGGGGCACACCCGCGCCGCCTCTAAGACGTCGTGTGTGGAGGCACGGCCCAGATTGAGGCTCAGCAGACAGAGTGGGGTCGCAGCGCCCGACGGCCCAGCCATCCGAGCGTAGCCTCGTACGCATGCTGCGGCGCCGCAGGACGGGGTGTAGTGGTGAAGGCCGGGGAACACGGCGAGCAGCGTCTGGTACAGGGCGGCGGGCAGACCCGGCAGTGATACGTTCAGTCTGCGCAACGATTTCCTCAGAGGAGTGACAGGCAACGTCTCCAGGCGGCCGCCGCGCAGCGCCTCCACCACTTGGTCCGCTGCACTGAAGGGCAACCCGCACAACTCCTGCAGCACCTGCTCCTCGCTGTGCCTGCCGCCACACACGTCCAGCTCCTGCAGAGACAGCCGCGACACCTCCTTCAGCACGCTGCCCTCCACCAGATTCAGGTTGAGGGAGAGGCTCACCAGGCTGGCCCGGTGCAGCAGCCGCCCCAGCACCGCGCCCTCCACCAGGCTCCCCGCGCCGCCCCGCGACGCCTTCCTCTTGGTCAGCGCCAACGCGCTAAGTCGCTCCACGGCAAAGTACCTCTCCACGTAGGCCAGGGCATCCCGCAGCGCTTCGTGGGGCAGCCCCGTCAGATCCAGCGGATACCTGGCCCCGGAAAGGCAGTCGGAGAGGCCCAGTAGCACTGGGGCTCGCCGCGCCCACTCCCCCACCTGGTGGTCAGGCACACTGGCCTCGCGTCCCCCGAGTGTCACCTCCTCCGACACTGCCCTCCAGGCGGTGTCCAGCACGGCCTCCAGCAGCAGGGGCGGCAGGTGTGACCTAAGGTAGGAGGCGCAGCGCTCCACGTTGAGCCTCACCGTGGCACTGTCCAGAGCGGCGGGAACACACCAAGCCGGCACCTGTGCCCTGCTCCACTGGGACTGCGTGGGAGACTCCTCCTGAGTAATCCTGCCCTTTGGACCTGCGGGCTGGAGCTGTGTGGCGGCAGCGCCCCAAGGGACTGTCTCCTCGCACCTCAGCGTCACGCCTCCCACTCTGCCGCCGCCCCGGGGCTTGGCTCTGCCTTCCTTGGCTGCTCGCTGTCCAGGAACTGCGTTGTTGCACGAGTCGTGCGTCCTGGAGGCGCTCCTGGACGTGTGTGGTGATGGGCGGGTGGGCGTATCACGTGTGACATCGCGCTGCGCCCCACACCGCCCCTGGGAGTGGCTGCCAGAAGCTCTTACTGCCACAAAGcccaccacacctgcccactGCAGCAGCCAGCCTGAGGCGGCTGCCTCACTCAGCGCCTGCAGGGGCGGGgccgaggtggtgatggtggtggttgtcatcTTTGCTCCTGTaagacaaataatgataatgaagacctTGACATCACGTGATACTGGGTggctacaggtgtgtgtgtgtgtgtgtgtgtgtgtgtgtgtgtgtgtgtgtgcaggtgtccTACCTTACAGTTGGTGAGATCCTGGCGACACATGCACAGGTCACGTATTGCAGACAGCGCGGCGCGTCACACCACTCTCACACACAAGTATGAAGGGCGAGGGCTGCTGTGTCTCCCTGCCGACTACACGCGGTGCTTGCtgctcactgtgtgtgtgtgtgtgatatctgCCAACACCGCGCCGCCACCCACCATTCTCCCCAGCCCTCACACAACCGCCCCCCAGCCTCCCCGCCACCAGGAACATCCCTCACGTCATACACGTCCTCTCTTCCAGCCACGCGCCTCAAAACACTTCATTCACGCCAATAGCACGTGTCTTACATtagccctccctctctctctctctctctctctctcacacaggcgTACGTGCGGTGCGGGCCGCGGTGGTGAGCTGGGTGACGCAACTTCGGGCGCGCAGTACGTCACAATCAGGCTAGGCAAGGTTACCAGTGCGGGGAGGAACAGCGGGGCGGGCAGGGCGCTGGGGTGTGTCACTGTGTcgccccatcacacacacacacacacacacacacacacacacacacacacaagggcacCTGGTGTGTCTCCCTAAGTGGGTGTTGCCCGACGGGACTGTCAGCACTTTGCCCCTTGGGACTCCTCTAAGTTGCCAAGGCTGCCtgttgccatgtgtgtgtgtgtgtgtgtgtgtgtgagtgtgagtgtgtgcagcGGCCGAGGGAAGTGACCCAGGGGCTGCCCAGGCACTGTAcgcccctgcccctgcccccAGCGGTGCCAACACGTGCACACCTGCCACCGACGTTTGATGCCAAGTGAAGCTCAACTTGGGACTCTACATGTGAAGTATTTGACCTTTAAGTGAGTGTTCACCCCTctcaccctccacacacacacacacacacacacacacacacacaggtataatCACTACCTGACCTCACAAGTGTTTATAAGATGGgtggtgacagacagacaggtgagctATGTGgttatgtgtttgtatgtatgtatgtatgtatgtttgtttgtttgtatgtttataattgcctttgtttgtttgtgtgtgtgtgtgtgagtacgtgTATAAACATGTATGTGAccttgattgttgttgttattacttattactattatttgtttactttattatgcagtttccttatttactttctctctctctctctctctctctctctctctctctctctctctctctctctctctctctctctctctctctctcttttacacgaTCATTTTACGTAATCAGATAAAATGGACTTGTCTTGTGTAATTGTTATCAAATGTTCAAGTTTATTAATTTTCGTCTTTGTGATAACCAAGGAAAGACAATGTTATGCTCACACTGATAACAATAATTcccaggagtagtagtagtagtagtagtaagtttctctctctttctctctctctctctctctctctctctctctctctctctctctctcgctgatgaaggtcatagaggagagagagagagagagagagagagagagagagagagagagagagagagagagagagagagagagagagagagagagagagtcacacaccTGCGGCAATCTTAAAACAATAATTCGGGCATGAAAGAtgtacatacacgcacacgcacacacacacacacacacacacacacacacacacacattgaagttGAGGGCATTAgggcaaacagacaaacagacagacagacaaactggtAAGTGTACGTGCTAAGAAAAAGGTTTAcaagacttgtgtgtgtgtgtgtgtgtgtgtgtgtgtgtgtgtgtgtgtgtgtgtgtgtgtgtgtgtaggaaatatTTGGAAtaaagttagtagtagtagtggtggtagtagtagtagtagtagtagtagtagtagtagtagtagtagtagtagtagtagtagtagtagtagtagtagtagaagaagaaaagtatgataaaaatggaaaaaagaaagaaaaagaaaataaagaaagaatatatgaaGACAGAGGAGCGTGAAAACATCGCTATTCTCACcacatcttcatcaccaccataccatatcatcacaacaccacttcaccaccactacacctgtcaccatcaccatcactacatcaCAGCTCCTTCACCACCATGCCTCATTACtttacaacaccatcaccatcactgtcatcaccatcatcaccactggcatcaccattacatcaccacttcacctcacctcacttcactagCTAAGCTAAAGACACACACgtcaccacactcaaaacaccatcaacaccactagtACTCTCAAAAACACCACAGATATATTAcagaacaccacaaaataccAGTGaacatttaaacacacacacacacacacacacacacacacacacacacacacattattattattattattattacacacacacacacacacatcacatcacacaatagtctcacatcacacacacacacacacaccacacaacacacagtctcaaaacaccacaaactacgtacacacacacacacacacacacacacacacacacacacacacacacacacacacacacacatcacatcacatcacaacaccaccaatagtctcaaaacaccacaaaacgtaaacacatacacacacacacacaccacaaccaccacaccacaaaatacaccactaaacatacatacacaccacatcaccactcctCACCACGCCTCACCACGCTTCACTAAGGGTcctcaccagccagccagccagcctctcgccacacttcacacacacaaactagtgACTGCCTGACTGGTGACAGATTCTTCTacaacctcctctctcctctcaatcGTTCTCCGTGCCCCTCTACCATCTCCCTCTGCCCTCCCCTGCACCCCTCCCACGTCCCTTGCCACCTCCCctgtccctccaccctccctgctACCCTGTATCTCCTTCTGCCTACCCTCCACCCCCCCCCTTCTTTCTCTGACGTCACAAGGTCATTACAGAACAACGAATATGAAGGTCAGTTTGGAGTGTGGTAAGggaaaacagtgtgtgtgtgtgtgtgtgtgtgtgtgtgtgtgtgtgtgtgtgtgttgttgatgatgctacacatcttatctttttttattttt
This region of Portunus trituberculatus isolate SZX2019 chromosome 12, ASM1759143v1, whole genome shotgun sequence genomic DNA includes:
- the LOC123502880 gene encoding uncharacterized protein LOC123502880 produces the protein MTTTTITTSAPPLQALSEAAASGWLLQWAGVVGFVAVRASGSHSQGRCGAQRDVTRDTPTRPSPHTSRSASRTHDSCNNAVPGQRAAKEGRAKPRGGGRVGGVTLRCEETVPWGAAATQLQPAGPKGRITQEESPTQSQWSRAQVPAWCVPAALDSATVRLNVERCASYLRSHLPPLLLEAVLDTAWRAVSEEVTLGGREASVPDHQVGEWARRAPVLLGLSDCLSGARYPLDLTGLPHEALRDALAYVERYFAVERLSALALTKRKASRGGAGSLVEGAVLGRLLHRASLVSLSLNLNLVEGSVLKEVSRLSLQELDVCGGRHSEEQVLQELCGLPFSAADQVVEALRGGRLETLPVTPLRKSLRRLNVSLPGLPAALYQTLLAVFPGLHHYTPSCGAAACVRGYARMAGPSGAATPLCLLSLNLGRASTHDVLEAARVCPALRDVSLSIELDSEDTLRSLQACGRLSGVQLSYFPSSVSAPPKVEGRLLLPLLNALGPQLLSLGLTGFSVRGGVMAALAGLPELRRLSLTDCWLAHPDAAPCHAFPGLESLLLNFLPPLDTLRLLTAGSCLQAVDVSVVASEARGSGLTDGSVQQLVSSGALTSILSFCSSSPFLTLASLRHLAALPHLRSVGSLARWGLTREELGCVGHSGPAHLLCRP